A region from the Bactrocera dorsalis isolate Fly_Bdor chromosome 1, ASM2337382v1, whole genome shotgun sequence genome encodes:
- the LOC105232301 gene encoding uncharacterized protein LOC105232301 isoform X2: MFGSINQWRIEKQQQQEPHSPQPTLQKAYKNVKRKRGSQTQARRTRCVRCGRIERFKCIGDGMAISRGRGKRTHSWFLLKDSVIFALVLCVLQLLQAYALSKLVISAELMQAVEGGGTNKRQADNNATVNRKALGAVEPAMTEFVETLLLGQQTARETKEAAEKYASTGNSISMSHKSSRISNSDRISKDSLSNGSNNNTTTTSDKSALIDAHKSNDKRVGKPQAINESDIQALSNNANIHNNTQRMLAVGAAATAAGVSKTHQATPTTVSAPDATANGTDGKQIQRAVINMPEQIRENIVLSSVDPEKEAQLLYEQTLLEYHGSMQAAAAASSSPSAVTADKPTPEESGRTSLLEGASAERQPRTLHSVCEVWTQKHCHCTGTLERLSLSCRGIGVVAVPVELPDTVVTLDLGNNNITIFEANTFFMVPNLEELTLSDNSIINIDPNAFYGLGKLKRLNLQNCGLKSLPAHTFQGLKNLISLQLNGNALASMDTDSLQHLPKLRTLRLEGNLFYRIPTNALAGLKTLEALNLGSNLLTIINDDDFPHMPNLVVLLLKRNQIMKISSSAFTNLTALKVLELDDNLINSLPEGLNKLTHLQELSVTSNRLRWINETDLPRNLQTIDFRANPLSIIMPKALRGMTRLRKLILSDVRSLKVFPDLDGCFSLEVIKLDRAGIKEVPANLCRQTPRLKSLELKTNSLVRIPTLANCRELRLDLSSNYIESLSGRPFAGLKQLHDLVLSYNRIKAIPYDAFFGIPRLQLLDLEGNEITAIHKEAFMSFAKLEDLNLGNNIFPELPSAGLSKLLHLKTFNNPKLREFPTPDTFPRIQTLILSYAYHCCPFIPLVAMSAAKKPPLVQEAVLFPSDSEFDMSLWNNSMMDIWPQLQNLSKKFGNQMHDIWDNFGQDFNYPGNVPTYVEEYFEEDGTGTTTSSMSMSSSFAGFSNGLFGTMDIDIAPGSIQCLPMPGPFLPCSDLFDWWTLRCGIWVVYLLALLGNGTVIIVLLFSRSKMDVPRFLVCNLAAADFLMGIYLGTLAIVDAGTLGEFRKFAIPWQMSRTCQFSGFMAVLSSELSVYTLAVITLERNYAITHAIHLNKRLSLHQASYIMAAGWTFALIMATLPLLGVSDYRKFAVCLPFETTTGVASLTYVIALMFINGCAFLTLMGCYLKMYWAIRGSQAWNSNDSRIAKRMALLVFTDFLCWSPIAFFSITAIFGLQLITLEQAKIFTVFVLPLNSCCNPFLYAIMTKQFKKDCITLCKHFEETRVTRGAVAANTALAGGLSRRGGVRMPKELPPLLPAAHPPGCRCLRMMPNEMPNWHKLQERDQRRDSWICLTWHRLAICCHCTDPDDDDDDDVLTPERRRLDGRRTRKANKSNHRHARTRSHNANTEPYLYQFAELKQKQKQTRASSISSENFCSSRSSSWRNGPPSAGALPHTCNIPLKMMDPNRRRHSAWLITRKTSQDSNLSSSRNDSSASATTASTSTFRLSRSSAGSTTPLPSIMAHSSKSQQQQLQQHASMPAKPRLVRQEAVQEEEDSSPPRLGVRFLPTIPSAADSSIVMEDGDSAMNVASVMGMPLPGAASGFYTVLQAQSGGAAKTLLTSATSPPKEAQPP; the protein is encoded by the exons ATGTTTGGCAGCATCAATCAGTGGCGTAtcgaaaagcaacaacaacaggagcCGCACAGTCCACAGCCAACACTACAAAAAGCATATAAAAACGTGAAGAGAAAGAGAGGGAGTCAAACTCAGGCGAGGAGAACGCGTTGTGTGCGCTGCGGTCGGATAGAGCGCTTCAAGTGTATTGGGGACGGCATGGCCATTAGCCGGGGACGCGGCAAACGCACGCACTCTTGGTTTCTACTCAAAGATTCGGTGATATTCGCGTTAGTGTTGTGCGTGTTACAGTTGCTACAGGCATATGCGCTAAGTAAACTAGTGATAAGCGCGGAGCTGATGCAAGCTGTCGAAGGTGGTGGCACAAATAAGCGACAAGCTGATAATAACGCCACCGTGAACCGAAAAGCACTGGGCGCCGTGGAACCCGCAATGACGGAGTTTGTGGAGACATTACTGCTTGGTCAACAAACGGCAAGGGAAACCAAAGAAGCGGCTGAGAAGTATGCGAGTACCGGCAACAGTATTAGTATGAGCCACAAGAGTAGTAGGATTAGCAATAGTGATAGGATTAGTAAGGATAGTTTAAGCAATGGCAGTAATAACAACACAACCACCACATCAGATAAGTCAGCGCTGATTGACGCGCATAAATCAAACGATAAGCGAGTTGGCAAGCCGCAAGCCATAAATGAAAGCGATATACAAGCGCTGAGCAACAACGCAAATATACACAACAACACGCAGCGTATGCTTGCGGTGGGTGCTGCGGCCACAGCCGCCGGCGTCAGCAAGACTCACCAAGCAACGCCAACGACCGTGAGTGCTCCCGATGCCACCGCGAATGGTACTGACGGCAAGCAAATACAGCGTGCGGTCATCAACATGCCCGAGCAGATACGTGAGAACATCGTACTGTCATCTGTCGATCCGGAAAAGGAGGCGCAATTGTTGTACGAACAAACATTGCTGGAGTATCATGGCAGCATGCAGGCAGCCGCGGCGGCAAGCAGTTCACCATCAGCGGTCACAGCTGATAAACCAACGCCGGAGGAGAGTGGGCGTACGTCACTGCTGGAGGGCGCCAGCGCAGAGCGGCAACCCCGTACTCTGCACAGCGTTTGCGAAGTGTGGACGCAGAAGCATTGTCACTGCACCGGCACACTGGAGCGGCTGTCGCTGAGTTGCCGCGGTATCGGCGTTGTTGCGGTGCCGGTGGAGCTGCCAGACACCGTTGTGACCTT AGATTtgggcaacaacaacataactaTATTTGAGGCTAACACATTTTTTATGGTACCTAACCTCGAAGAATT AACTTTATCCGACAATAGCATCATTAATATTGATCCGAATGCATTTTATGGACTTGGTAAATTGAAACGTTtgaatttacaaaattgtgGCCTTAAATCGTTGCCGGCGCACACATTTCAAGGATTGAAGAATTTAATTTCACT CCAGCTGAACGGCAACGCCTTAGCCAGCATGGACACGGACAGCCTGCAGCATCTGCCCAAGCTACGCACGCTCCGGCTCGAGGGCAATCTGTTCTATCGGATACCGACAAACGCTTTGGCTGGATTAAAGACACTCGAAGCACT AAATCTTGGCAGCAACCTTCTGACAATAATTAACGATGACGACTTCCCACATATGCCAAATTTAGTGGTGCT CCTTTTGAAGCGCAATCAAATAATGAAGATCTCCTCGAGTGCATTTACGAATCTGACGGCGTTGAAAGTGTT AGAACTGGATGACAATTTGATCAACAGCCTGCCAGAGGGATTGAATAAACTGACGCATTTGCAAGAACT ATCAGTTACCAGCAATCGTTTGCGCTGGATAAATGAAACGGATTTACCGAGAAATTTACAAACGATTGATTTTCGTGCGAATCCGCTTTCCATAATCATGCCGAAAGCGCTGCGCGGCATGACGAGATTGCGAAAATT AATTCTATCCGATGTGCGTTCACTCAAGGTTTTCCCCGATCTCGACGGCTGCTTCTCGTTGGAGGTTATAAAACTAGATCGCGCCGGTATCAAAGAAGTGCCCGCCAATTTGTGTCGTCAAACGCCAAGACTGAAAAGCTT aGAGCTAAAAACGAATTCCTTAGTGCGCATTCCCACTTTAGCCAATTGCAGAGAATTAAGACT AGATCTTTCGAGTAATTACATTGAATCTCTTAGTGGGCGACCATTTGCCGGCCTTAAACAACTCCACGATTTGGTGCTCTCTTATAATCGCATAAAAGCGATACCTTACGATGCCTTCTTCGGCATACCACGTTTACAGTTGTT AGACTTAGAAGGTAATGAGATCACCGCCATACACAAAGAAGCCTTTATGTCTTTCGCCAAGTTGGAGGACCTAAATTTGGGCAATAATATTTTTCCCGAACTGCCATCGGCTGGTCTAAGCAAACTGCTGCATTTAAAGACTTTCAACAATCCGAAGTTGCGTGAGTTCCCCACGCCAGACACGTTTCCACGCATACAAACGCTTATACTTTCGTACGCCTACCATTGCTGCCCTTTCATACCGTTAGTGGCGATGTCGGCGGCCAAGAAGCCGCCACTTGTACAAGAAGCTGTGCTCTTTCCATCCGATTCGGAGTTCGATATGAGCTTGTGGAACAATAGCATGATGGATATATGGCCGCAGCTCC AGAATCTCAGCAAAAAGTTTGGAAATCAAATGCACGACATTTGGGATAATTTCGGACAGGACTTTAATTATCCCGGAAATGTTCCAACTTATGTCGAGGAATACTTCGAGGAAGACGGCACAGGCACGACGACGAGTTCAATGAGCATGTCCAGCAGTTTTGCCGGTTTCAGTAATGGTCTCTTCGGCACAATGGATATTGACATAGCACCAGGCTCCATACAATGTCTACCAATGCCCGGTCCGTTTTTGCCATGCTCAGATCTCTTCGATTGGTGGACTTTACGTTGTGGAATTTGGGTTGTTTATCTGCTGGCATTACTGGGTAACGGTACTGTTATTATAGTGCTGTTGTTCTCACGTTCGAAGATGGATGTGCCGCGCTTTCTGGTGTGCAATTTGGCTGCCGCAGATTTCTTAATGGGCATTTACCTCGGCACTTTGGCCATTGTAGACGCTGGCACATTGGGTGAGTTTCGCAAGTTTGCCATTCCCTGGCAGATGTCGCGCACGTGCCAGTTTTCTGGTTTCATGGCAGTGCTGTCGTCAGAGTTGTCGGTTTACACGCTTGCGGTGATTACTCTAGAACGTAATTATGCGATAACCCACGCGATACATCTCAATAAGCGTCTATCGCTGCATCAAGCCTCATATATCATGGCTGCGGGTTGGACCTTTGCGCTAATCATGGCTACATTGCCGCTGTTGGGCGTCTCCGACTATCGAAAGTTTGCCGTGTGTCTGCCGTTCGAGACCACAACCGGCGTGGCTAGTTTGACATATGTCATTGCGTTGATGTTCATTAACGGTTGCGCCTTCCTGACGCTTATGGGCTGCTATTTGAAGATGTACTGGGCCATACGGGGCTCACAGGCCTGGAATAGCAATGACTCACGCATAGCAAAGCGAATGGCGCTACTTGTCTTTACCGATTTTCTTTGTTGGTCGCCCATAGCTTTCTTTTCCATCACTGCCATATTTGGTCTGCAACTAATCACATTGGAGCAGGCCAAGATCTTCACAGTATTCGTGTTGCCATTAAATTCATGCTGCAATCCTTTTCTCTATGCCATCATGACGAAGCAATTCAAGAAAGATTGCATAACGCTGTGCAAACACTTCGAGGAGACGCGTGTTACGCGCGGTGCAGTTGCCGCCAACACAGCACTAGCCGGTGGTCTGAGCCGGCGAGGTGGTGTGCGCATGCCGAAAGAACTGCCGCCCTTGCTGCCCGCCGCACATCCGCCCGGTTGCCGTTGCTTGCGCATGATGCCCAATGAAATGCCGAATTGGCATAAATTACAGGAGCGCGATCAACGGCGTGACTCGTGGATTTGCTTAACGTGGCATCGCTTAGCAATCTGTTGTCATTGCACCGATCcagacgacgacgacgacgatgacgTATTGACACCAGAGCGGCGCCGCCTCGACGGACGCCGAACACGTAAAGCGAACAAATCGAATCATCGTCATGCGCGTACACGTTCGCACAATGCCAATACCGAACCGTACCTTTATCAGTTCGCTGAACTAAAGCAGAAACAGAAGCAGACACGCGCCAGCTCGATATCTAGTGAGAACTTCTGTTCGTCACGTTCATCTAGTTGGCGCAATGGCCCACCATCGGCGGGCGCGCTGCCGCACACTTGCAATATACCACTCAAGATGATGGATCCGAATCGGCGAAGGCATTCGGCATGGCTGATAACACGAAAAACATCGCAAGACTCGAATTTGTCGAGCTCACGCAATGACAGCTCCGCTTCGGCCACAACGGCGAGTACGTCCACGTTCCGTTTGTCGCGTTCAAGTGCGGGCAGCACGACGCCGCTGCCATCAATCATGG CGCACAGCAGCAAAtcacagcaacagcaactgcaGCAACACGCGTCAATGCCCGCCAAGCCACGCCTTGTGCGCCAAGAGGCAGTACAAGAGGAGGAAGACTCATCGCCACCGCGTCTGGGTGTGCGCTTTCTGCCCACCATACCATCAGCGGCCGATAGTTCCATTGTCATGGAAGATGGCGATTCAGCCATGAATGTCGCCAGCGTCATGGGCATGCCACTGCCGGGCGCAGCAAGCGGCTTCTACACTGTGCTGCAGGCGCAGAGCGGCGGCGCCGCAAAAACACTGCTCACCAGCGCGACGAGTCCACCCAAGGAGGCACAACCGCCATGA
- the LOC105232301 gene encoding uncharacterized protein LOC105232301 isoform X1, producing MFGSINQWRIEKQQQQEPHSPQPTLQKAYKNVKRKRGSQTQARRTRCVRCGRIERFKCIGDGMAISRGRGKRTHSWFLLKDSVIFALVLCVLQLLQAYALSKLVISAELMQAVEGGGTNKRQADNNATVNRKALGAVEPAMTEFVETLLLGQQTARETKEAAEKYASTGNSISMSHKSSRISNSDRISKDSLSNGSNNNTTTTSDKSALIDAHKSNDKRVGKPQAINESDIQALSNNANIHNNTQRMLAVGAAATAAGVSKTHQATPTTVSAPDATANGTDGKQIQRAVINMPEQIRENIVLSSVDPEKEAQLLYEQTLLEYHGSMQAAAAASSSPSAVTADKPTPEESGRTSLLEGASAERQPRTLHSVCEVWTQKHCHCTGTLERLSLSCRGIGVVAVPVELPDTVVTLDLGNNNITIFEANTFFMVPNLEELTLSDNSIINIDPNAFYGLGKLKRLNLQNCGLKSLPAHTFQGLKNLISLQLNGNALASMDTDSLQHLPKLRTLRLEGNLFYRIPTNALAGLKTLEALNLGSNLLTIINDDDFPHMPNLVVLLLKRNQIMKISSSAFTNLTALKVLELDDNLINSLPEGLNKLTHLQELSVTSNRLRWINETDLPRNLQTIDFRANPLSIIMPKALRGMTRLRKLILSDVRSLKVFPDLDGCFSLEVIKLDRAGIKEVPANLCRQTPRLKSLELKTNSLVRIPTLANCRELRLLDLSSNYIESLSGRPFAGLKQLHDLVLSYNRIKAIPYDAFFGIPRLQLLDLEGNEITAIHKEAFMSFAKLEDLNLGNNIFPELPSAGLSKLLHLKTFNNPKLREFPTPDTFPRIQTLILSYAYHCCPFIPLVAMSAAKKPPLVQEAVLFPSDSEFDMSLWNNSMMDIWPQLQNLSKKFGNQMHDIWDNFGQDFNYPGNVPTYVEEYFEEDGTGTTTSSMSMSSSFAGFSNGLFGTMDIDIAPGSIQCLPMPGPFLPCSDLFDWWTLRCGIWVVYLLALLGNGTVIIVLLFSRSKMDVPRFLVCNLAAADFLMGIYLGTLAIVDAGTLGEFRKFAIPWQMSRTCQFSGFMAVLSSELSVYTLAVITLERNYAITHAIHLNKRLSLHQASYIMAAGWTFALIMATLPLLGVSDYRKFAVCLPFETTTGVASLTYVIALMFINGCAFLTLMGCYLKMYWAIRGSQAWNSNDSRIAKRMALLVFTDFLCWSPIAFFSITAIFGLQLITLEQAKIFTVFVLPLNSCCNPFLYAIMTKQFKKDCITLCKHFEETRVTRGAVAANTALAGGLSRRGGVRMPKELPPLLPAAHPPGCRCLRMMPNEMPNWHKLQERDQRRDSWICLTWHRLAICCHCTDPDDDDDDDVLTPERRRLDGRRTRKANKSNHRHARTRSHNANTEPYLYQFAELKQKQKQTRASSISSENFCSSRSSSWRNGPPSAGALPHTCNIPLKMMDPNRRRHSAWLITRKTSQDSNLSSSRNDSSASATTASTSTFRLSRSSAGSTTPLPSIMAHSSKSQQQQLQQHASMPAKPRLVRQEAVQEEEDSSPPRLGVRFLPTIPSAADSSIVMEDGDSAMNVASVMGMPLPGAASGFYTVLQAQSGGAAKTLLTSATSPPKEAQPP from the exons ATGTTTGGCAGCATCAATCAGTGGCGTAtcgaaaagcaacaacaacaggagcCGCACAGTCCACAGCCAACACTACAAAAAGCATATAAAAACGTGAAGAGAAAGAGAGGGAGTCAAACTCAGGCGAGGAGAACGCGTTGTGTGCGCTGCGGTCGGATAGAGCGCTTCAAGTGTATTGGGGACGGCATGGCCATTAGCCGGGGACGCGGCAAACGCACGCACTCTTGGTTTCTACTCAAAGATTCGGTGATATTCGCGTTAGTGTTGTGCGTGTTACAGTTGCTACAGGCATATGCGCTAAGTAAACTAGTGATAAGCGCGGAGCTGATGCAAGCTGTCGAAGGTGGTGGCACAAATAAGCGACAAGCTGATAATAACGCCACCGTGAACCGAAAAGCACTGGGCGCCGTGGAACCCGCAATGACGGAGTTTGTGGAGACATTACTGCTTGGTCAACAAACGGCAAGGGAAACCAAAGAAGCGGCTGAGAAGTATGCGAGTACCGGCAACAGTATTAGTATGAGCCACAAGAGTAGTAGGATTAGCAATAGTGATAGGATTAGTAAGGATAGTTTAAGCAATGGCAGTAATAACAACACAACCACCACATCAGATAAGTCAGCGCTGATTGACGCGCATAAATCAAACGATAAGCGAGTTGGCAAGCCGCAAGCCATAAATGAAAGCGATATACAAGCGCTGAGCAACAACGCAAATATACACAACAACACGCAGCGTATGCTTGCGGTGGGTGCTGCGGCCACAGCCGCCGGCGTCAGCAAGACTCACCAAGCAACGCCAACGACCGTGAGTGCTCCCGATGCCACCGCGAATGGTACTGACGGCAAGCAAATACAGCGTGCGGTCATCAACATGCCCGAGCAGATACGTGAGAACATCGTACTGTCATCTGTCGATCCGGAAAAGGAGGCGCAATTGTTGTACGAACAAACATTGCTGGAGTATCATGGCAGCATGCAGGCAGCCGCGGCGGCAAGCAGTTCACCATCAGCGGTCACAGCTGATAAACCAACGCCGGAGGAGAGTGGGCGTACGTCACTGCTGGAGGGCGCCAGCGCAGAGCGGCAACCCCGTACTCTGCACAGCGTTTGCGAAGTGTGGACGCAGAAGCATTGTCACTGCACCGGCACACTGGAGCGGCTGTCGCTGAGTTGCCGCGGTATCGGCGTTGTTGCGGTGCCGGTGGAGCTGCCAGACACCGTTGTGACCTT AGATTtgggcaacaacaacataactaTATTTGAGGCTAACACATTTTTTATGGTACCTAACCTCGAAGAATT AACTTTATCCGACAATAGCATCATTAATATTGATCCGAATGCATTTTATGGACTTGGTAAATTGAAACGTTtgaatttacaaaattgtgGCCTTAAATCGTTGCCGGCGCACACATTTCAAGGATTGAAGAATTTAATTTCACT CCAGCTGAACGGCAACGCCTTAGCCAGCATGGACACGGACAGCCTGCAGCATCTGCCCAAGCTACGCACGCTCCGGCTCGAGGGCAATCTGTTCTATCGGATACCGACAAACGCTTTGGCTGGATTAAAGACACTCGAAGCACT AAATCTTGGCAGCAACCTTCTGACAATAATTAACGATGACGACTTCCCACATATGCCAAATTTAGTGGTGCT CCTTTTGAAGCGCAATCAAATAATGAAGATCTCCTCGAGTGCATTTACGAATCTGACGGCGTTGAAAGTGTT AGAACTGGATGACAATTTGATCAACAGCCTGCCAGAGGGATTGAATAAACTGACGCATTTGCAAGAACT ATCAGTTACCAGCAATCGTTTGCGCTGGATAAATGAAACGGATTTACCGAGAAATTTACAAACGATTGATTTTCGTGCGAATCCGCTTTCCATAATCATGCCGAAAGCGCTGCGCGGCATGACGAGATTGCGAAAATT AATTCTATCCGATGTGCGTTCACTCAAGGTTTTCCCCGATCTCGACGGCTGCTTCTCGTTGGAGGTTATAAAACTAGATCGCGCCGGTATCAAAGAAGTGCCCGCCAATTTGTGTCGTCAAACGCCAAGACTGAAAAGCTT aGAGCTAAAAACGAATTCCTTAGTGCGCATTCCCACTTTAGCCAATTGCAGAGAATTAAGACTGTT AGATCTTTCGAGTAATTACATTGAATCTCTTAGTGGGCGACCATTTGCCGGCCTTAAACAACTCCACGATTTGGTGCTCTCTTATAATCGCATAAAAGCGATACCTTACGATGCCTTCTTCGGCATACCACGTTTACAGTTGTT AGACTTAGAAGGTAATGAGATCACCGCCATACACAAAGAAGCCTTTATGTCTTTCGCCAAGTTGGAGGACCTAAATTTGGGCAATAATATTTTTCCCGAACTGCCATCGGCTGGTCTAAGCAAACTGCTGCATTTAAAGACTTTCAACAATCCGAAGTTGCGTGAGTTCCCCACGCCAGACACGTTTCCACGCATACAAACGCTTATACTTTCGTACGCCTACCATTGCTGCCCTTTCATACCGTTAGTGGCGATGTCGGCGGCCAAGAAGCCGCCACTTGTACAAGAAGCTGTGCTCTTTCCATCCGATTCGGAGTTCGATATGAGCTTGTGGAACAATAGCATGATGGATATATGGCCGCAGCTCC AGAATCTCAGCAAAAAGTTTGGAAATCAAATGCACGACATTTGGGATAATTTCGGACAGGACTTTAATTATCCCGGAAATGTTCCAACTTATGTCGAGGAATACTTCGAGGAAGACGGCACAGGCACGACGACGAGTTCAATGAGCATGTCCAGCAGTTTTGCCGGTTTCAGTAATGGTCTCTTCGGCACAATGGATATTGACATAGCACCAGGCTCCATACAATGTCTACCAATGCCCGGTCCGTTTTTGCCATGCTCAGATCTCTTCGATTGGTGGACTTTACGTTGTGGAATTTGGGTTGTTTATCTGCTGGCATTACTGGGTAACGGTACTGTTATTATAGTGCTGTTGTTCTCACGTTCGAAGATGGATGTGCCGCGCTTTCTGGTGTGCAATTTGGCTGCCGCAGATTTCTTAATGGGCATTTACCTCGGCACTTTGGCCATTGTAGACGCTGGCACATTGGGTGAGTTTCGCAAGTTTGCCATTCCCTGGCAGATGTCGCGCACGTGCCAGTTTTCTGGTTTCATGGCAGTGCTGTCGTCAGAGTTGTCGGTTTACACGCTTGCGGTGATTACTCTAGAACGTAATTATGCGATAACCCACGCGATACATCTCAATAAGCGTCTATCGCTGCATCAAGCCTCATATATCATGGCTGCGGGTTGGACCTTTGCGCTAATCATGGCTACATTGCCGCTGTTGGGCGTCTCCGACTATCGAAAGTTTGCCGTGTGTCTGCCGTTCGAGACCACAACCGGCGTGGCTAGTTTGACATATGTCATTGCGTTGATGTTCATTAACGGTTGCGCCTTCCTGACGCTTATGGGCTGCTATTTGAAGATGTACTGGGCCATACGGGGCTCACAGGCCTGGAATAGCAATGACTCACGCATAGCAAAGCGAATGGCGCTACTTGTCTTTACCGATTTTCTTTGTTGGTCGCCCATAGCTTTCTTTTCCATCACTGCCATATTTGGTCTGCAACTAATCACATTGGAGCAGGCCAAGATCTTCACAGTATTCGTGTTGCCATTAAATTCATGCTGCAATCCTTTTCTCTATGCCATCATGACGAAGCAATTCAAGAAAGATTGCATAACGCTGTGCAAACACTTCGAGGAGACGCGTGTTACGCGCGGTGCAGTTGCCGCCAACACAGCACTAGCCGGTGGTCTGAGCCGGCGAGGTGGTGTGCGCATGCCGAAAGAACTGCCGCCCTTGCTGCCCGCCGCACATCCGCCCGGTTGCCGTTGCTTGCGCATGATGCCCAATGAAATGCCGAATTGGCATAAATTACAGGAGCGCGATCAACGGCGTGACTCGTGGATTTGCTTAACGTGGCATCGCTTAGCAATCTGTTGTCATTGCACCGATCcagacgacgacgacgacgatgacgTATTGACACCAGAGCGGCGCCGCCTCGACGGACGCCGAACACGTAAAGCGAACAAATCGAATCATCGTCATGCGCGTACACGTTCGCACAATGCCAATACCGAACCGTACCTTTATCAGTTCGCTGAACTAAAGCAGAAACAGAAGCAGACACGCGCCAGCTCGATATCTAGTGAGAACTTCTGTTCGTCACGTTCATCTAGTTGGCGCAATGGCCCACCATCGGCGGGCGCGCTGCCGCACACTTGCAATATACCACTCAAGATGATGGATCCGAATCGGCGAAGGCATTCGGCATGGCTGATAACACGAAAAACATCGCAAGACTCGAATTTGTCGAGCTCACGCAATGACAGCTCCGCTTCGGCCACAACGGCGAGTACGTCCACGTTCCGTTTGTCGCGTTCAAGTGCGGGCAGCACGACGCCGCTGCCATCAATCATGG CGCACAGCAGCAAAtcacagcaacagcaactgcaGCAACACGCGTCAATGCCCGCCAAGCCACGCCTTGTGCGCCAAGAGGCAGTACAAGAGGAGGAAGACTCATCGCCACCGCGTCTGGGTGTGCGCTTTCTGCCCACCATACCATCAGCGGCCGATAGTTCCATTGTCATGGAAGATGGCGATTCAGCCATGAATGTCGCCAGCGTCATGGGCATGCCACTGCCGGGCGCAGCAAGCGGCTTCTACACTGTGCTGCAGGCGCAGAGCGGCGGCGCCGCAAAAACACTGCTCACCAGCGCGACGAGTCCACCCAAGGAGGCACAACCGCCATGA